In Vicia villosa cultivar HV-30 ecotype Madison, WI unplaced genomic scaffold, Vvil1.0 ctg.002811F_1_1, whole genome shotgun sequence, the DNA window GTGTGATAAGCTTGTAATCCAATCCTTATAGCATCTTGACGATCATCTTGCCAAACCACATTATTTCGACTACGCCATAGAACCTCAAGCATAACAGCAAATCTACCCGCATCCCTACGGTCTTCTCGACTACCCACGTCAAAAATGAGAGACTTAGCATCATGAAAAGAAAGTAGTCGATGGTCGATTATAGAtgacaaacctgctgcccgccaactTTGAGAAGTAGAAATGCAACCGAAAAAAACAtgccaatcatcttcatcttgtaAACCGCACCAAGGACAAAGAGATGGACAAAGCACGTAATGTTGTTGCAAATTATAACGAGTTGGAAGGCAGCCCCGACAAATTCTCCATAACAAAGGCTTTGCACGAGAAGGCGTGGAGATGTTCCACAAACTTTTCCAATTACCCTCAATAACATAGTGTGGAGTACTACTTTGCACCCCTCTCCAGAGTCGATACCCCGATTTCACACTATAAACACCATTCTTCTCCTCGTGCCAAACCAACCTATCCTCCACTACATCCTCCACCAACAGCACTCTAAGAATGCTATCCGCCCCCACATGATCAAAGAGAGAATTCACCTTTCCCACATCCCATTGTTTGACATTAGGTAGCAAAAGGTCTTTAACGAAGAGATCATGCACTCCTTGAGCTTGTGGACCACTAACCCAACAACTTCCTTTCTCACGGAGCCAAGGCTCCCACATAACTTTAATGTTGTCCCCCTCACCTATACTCCATCTACTTCCAAGCTTAAGGATAACCTTAGCTTTCCATAAGCTTCGCCACACAAAACTCGGGTTATTATCAATCTTAGAATCAAAAAAGGAAGAGTTAGGAAAGTACCTAGCTTTAAAAATTCTAGCCACAAGCGATTTTGGATTCGCCATAATATTCCATCCTTGTTTTGCTACCATAGCCATATTGAAAGCTTTAAAAAGTGTGATTATAAAAGCACATAAATTCATTGTATGTGTCAAACTCAATGAGAGGTGAATCTAACCACGCCACATTAGATCCTTGTGTAATATGACTCAACTTATTACAAACGAGTTACTTTTTGTAAGTCTACCAAAATATTTACTAtttcgattttttttaatatttattatttatattttcttcaatagatcatttaagaaaatttatttttcagaTGTAATAATAACATTTTATTAGCCTTAGATAtccattatttcaaaattatttaattttaaaagaaaaaaaattatatgaaaagatttcaaaaagATCTATTCGAAGAAGAAGATGTCACGGAAGAGAGGACGACCACCGAAGAAGGTATCGTGTTCACCGGAGACACACACATCAAGCGAGGGTACGACGGAAGCAGCGATAGAGGGTATTACGGTGGTGACGGAAGAACTAAGAGAATTTATGGTGGAGGACGAGGAGGAGAGTGAAGTTGATACTGTAAAGAGTACACCAAACCCTAATCTGGAAGTTCCGAAGGAGAGCGAAATTGATAAAACTATGAAGAGCGACATGAAACTATGGGTTGACGTGATACGTGGAAATCGTCAAACTGCAAACGGAAAAGTAATTCAGTTTGTGGTGTCGGCGATTGTGGATGGCGTGAAAGAGgtggaaattgaaattgaagataTGGAATCTGAAATTCGATATTGGGATACTGCGTTAATCATGTATGCCATTAGAGGGAACCTCAGTATGCACCCAGTGAAGAACTATATGAGGAAGATGTGGTCATTTGTGCAGTTTCCAGAGATATTCTATAATGAAGAGGGCTACTTCATTCTGAAATTCAAGACGGATGAGGAAAGAGAGGAGGTGATGATGAAAGGGTTGTATACGATTCATAATATGCATATGGTGATATTGGAATGGAGACCTGATCTTTCGATGGCAAGAGATATGCTTCGCATTGTGCCAATTTGGGTAACTCTACCTCAGTTGCCACTACATCTATGGGGAGAACGAAGCCTGGGGAAAATTGGCAGTGTTATTGGCAATCCCTTGTATACAGATGAGTGTACTCCAAGTAAGCTTCGAGTCTCATATGCGCGTATTCTTGTGGAAGTGCATGTTACACTATTTAACTTAAATTGCAGTAAGTAAGTAAGTAAATAAATTGAAAGAAATAAACTTGTAAGCGTAAAGAAAGTAAAATAATGACTCTCGAATGACAAAATTGAACTTATATTGCATAAGTAGAATGAAGAGTAAAATGTGTGGTGTTCGTCATACATACATGATTTCAGCAAATTCTCTTTTCTCTAACGCtggtactgttagaacaagatttgttctgatcaatattcttagttttgatgataacaaggatatgaattttgtgtgagataatgtggtactctaatacattgcaatttccctttcaggaaatatataaagagtatgcacaaaccagcgctcagaagctttgtctcagaaggttcagcatgcaacatcagaacatggtctggaaagacatcagaagatggtcaaggcagaatcagaacatgggtctatggaagcatcagaagaacttgagttcagaagcagaagcaatgaagttctcaaggtatcacgctcagaagcacttcaaggtcagaagacaagaagatgctatgcaccaagctgtttgactctgatgatattcaaacattgtatacacaaacatcaaatcagaagaaagtacaggtggcaggctac includes these proteins:
- the LOC131639859 gene encoding uncharacterized protein LOC131639859, giving the protein MSRKRGRPPKKVSCSPETHTSSEGTTEAAIEGITVVTEELREFMVEDEEESEVDTVKSTPNPNLEVPKESEIDKTMKSDMKLWVDVIRGNRQTANGKVIQFVVSAIVDGVKEVEIEIEDMESEIRYWDTALIMYAIRGNLSMHPVKNYMRKMWSFVQFPEIFYNEEGYFILKFKTDEEREEVMMKGLYTIHNMHMVILEWRPDLSMARDMLRIVPIWVTLPQLPLHLWGERSLGKIGSVIGNPLYTDECTPSKLRVSYARILVEVHVTLFNLNCSK